A region from the Silene latifolia isolate original U9 population chromosome 7, ASM4854445v1, whole genome shotgun sequence genome encodes:
- the LOC141592706 gene encoding uncharacterized protein LOC141592706: MYAIKGSWVGQTFALATASDSSQKKSRVRRSKEERKSMVETFIKRYQSSNDGSFPSLNLTHKEVGGSFYTVREIVREIIQENRVLGPARFSPEWEHEENGAAQYPLGTIATEPEAPYFHTGNELNGVSIHQEERIMELALDDKEHYSNPQDVESSQCVSEDQNDKIGEDFDDTACSKLASKEVSIPKHEDGGKCFDVNEMNTDMDGSQINGLSDGTDKLQEEAPLVSRSLETDEESAPNGACKAQVRLPTEEISVETFPLRLENKGTDDLGTLSTDSGILKDTWNDLEAKPDDLNIDRTYKDKISSSVNSTDHVATKGTNGSQLSVSGICPDIESNNVPVNGVAQHTECIPINEASDFTELSEIKEDPLVHHDPMDQKSLQSSVTLETSEQFDKQSKNAPKGTARLEERRSKRNDKELPFLPVSGNNSRRDDKAVAASSPPVDRINLQSWERAASKRQPNPLMAIIKAFADALIKFWS, from the exons ATGTATGCTATAAAGGGTAGCTGGGTTGGGCAGACATTTGCCTTAGCTACAGCCAGTGACTCGTCACAAAAGAAGTCGCGAGTTAGGCGTTCGAAGGAGGAGAGGAAATCAATGGTTGAGACTTTTATTAAAAG ATACCAGAGTTCAAATGATGGGAGTTTTCCCTCCCTGAACCTTACACATAAAGAAGTTGGTGGTTCTTTCTACACTGTTCGAGAAATTGTCAGAGAAATAATCCAAGAGAACAGAGTTTTGGGCCCTGCTCGATTTAGTCCTGAATGGGAACATGAAGAAAATGGTGCTGCCCAATATCCGTTGGGAACAATTGCGACAGAACCTGAAGCTCCATATTTCCACACAGGAAATGAGCTGAATGGTGTTTCCATTCATCAAGAAGAAAGAATCATGGAGCTCGCTTTAGATGATAAGGAGCATTATAGCAATCCTCAAGATGTAGAATCCTCCCAGTGCGTTAGTGAGGATCAAAATGATAAAATAGGCGAAGATTTTGATGATACGGCATGTAGTAAATTAGCCAGTAAGGAGGTTAGCATTCCCAAACATGAAGATGGTGGGAAGTGCTTTGATGTGAATGAAATGAACACAGATATGGACGGTAGTCAGATTAATGGATTATCTGATGGAACTGATAAATTGCAAGAAGAAGCTCCTTTAGTATCAAGGAGCCTTGAAACAGATGAAGAATCTGCACCAAATGGGGCGTGTAAAGCTCAAGTAAGACTCCCGACAGAAGAGATATCTGTGGAGACTTTTCCATTAAGACTAGAAAATAAGGGAACTGATGACTTAGGCACATTGTCAACTGACTCTGGGATTTTAAAGGATACTTGGAATGATTTGGAAGCAAAACCAGATGATTTAAATATTGACAGAACGTATAAGGATAAAATCAGCTCAAGTGTCAATTCAACTGATCATGTGGCTACAAAGGGAACAAATGGTTCTCAACTGTCAGTATCAGGAATATGCCCTGATATCGAGTCTAATAATGTTCCGGTGAATGGAGTAGCTCAACATACAGAGTGTATTCCAATAAATGAAGCTTCTGATTTCACAGAGTTGTCAGAGATCAAAGAAGACCCTTTGGTTCATCATGACCCCATGGATCAAAAATCTTTGCAAAGTTCTGTAACATTAGAGACCTCTGAACAATTTGACAAACAG TCTAAAAATGCTCCAAAAGGAACGGCACGTTTGGAGGAGAGAAGAAGCAAGCGCAATGACAAAGAACTTCCATTCTTGCCTGTGAGTGGAAACAACAGTCGAAGAGATGATAAAGCTGTGGCTGCAAGTTCCCCACCTGTGGATAGAATCAACCT ACAATCTTGGGAAAGAGCGGCTTCGAAGCGACAACCGAATCCTCTGATGGCAATCATTAAAGCTTTTGCTGATGCCCTTATTAAGTTCTGGTCTTGA